A region of the Leeuwenhoekiella sp. MAR_2009_132 genome:
TCACCACCCGAAAGTTCGGTAGCGGGCTGTCCCAGACGTAAATATCCCAGACCTACTTCCTGAAGAACGCTAAGCGTGCGGTTGACACGATCGTCTTCCTTAAAAAAAGAAAGAGCCTCGTTAACCGTCATATTTAACACCTGAGCAATATTTTTAGTGTTATAAGTAACTTCTAAGGTCTCGTCATTATATCGCGTCCCGTTGCAAACAGGACAGGGCGCATAAACACTGGGCAGAAATAATAATTCTACCATGACAAAACCTTCGCCTTCACAATTTGCACAACGCCCTTTTCCCACATTAAAAGAAAAACGGCCCGCACTGTATTTGCGAGATTTAGCTAATGGTGTTGTCGCAAATAATTTACGTACAGCATCAAAAAAACCGGTATATGTCGCCAAATTTGAGCGCGGAGTACGGCCAATAGGTTTTTGATTAACCACAACCATGCGCTTCAGATTTTCAGCACCTTCGGTGATGGTGCCGCCTAATGTAGTAACGACATCCTGTTGAAGCTCATCTTCTAACTCTTCTTCTGCGGGAATACTGTTTCCGAAGTAGGTTGTCATCAATTCTACCAAAACCTGACTTACTAAGCTACTTTTACCCGATCCTGAAATTCCGGTAACGCTGGTTAATACTCCTAACGGAAAAGAAACTTCTAAATTTTCGAGATTGTTTCGGGTTACTCCACTTAAGCTTAGCCAACCGGAAGGTTCACGGGCTACAGGCTTTTTAAAAGGTAATTCATCAAAAAGATGCCTTCCGGTTTTTGAACGGTTAATTTCTTTTAAGCCTTTTGGCGGACCGCTGTATAAAATTTTACCACCGCCTTCACCTGCTTCAGGACCTACATCTACAATCCAATCTGCGTGACGTATTAAATCTAACTCGTGTTCTACTACAAATAGTGAATTTCCGCTTGCTTTTAGTCGGTCTAAGGTCTTTAATAAGGCTTCAGTATCTGCAGGGTGCAAGCCAGCAGATGGTTCATCTAAAACATACACCACACCAAATAAATTACTACGCACCTGAGTTGCCAATCGTAACCGCTGGTGCTCACCGGGTGATAGGGTAGGTGTGTTGCGTTCTAAAGACAAATAGCCCAGGCCCAGTTCTAATAATACAGCTACCCTGGCTATTAAATCTTCAGCAATGCGCTGTGCAACTAACACTTTTTCTTTATGGTCTTTGCCTAATTTTTTTAGTGCAGGAGCAGAGCCATCACTATAGGGTTGAAAAATAGCCTGTATTTTTTTTAAGGGTAATCGTGAAATATCGGCGATATCATAACCTTCAAAAGTTACGGAAAGCGACTCACGCTTTAAACGTTTACCGTGACAGGCAGGGCATATACTGCTCACCATATAATTAGCCACCCGCTTTTTCATCAATGCACTTTGTGAATTAGCAAACGTCTGTAGAATGTGTTTTTTTGCTCCTATAAAAGTTCCTTTATAGCTGGGTTGAAGACCATCTTTAATAGCTTGTTT
Encoded here:
- the uvrA gene encoding excinuclease ABC subunit UvrA, whose protein sequence is MKEKFDKKSLKEGFVTIQGARQHNLKNVSLEVPRDALVVFTGISGSGKSSLAFGTLYAEAQRRYLESVSPYARRLFHQMPIPEVDAIEGLPPAVALQQQRSSGSTRSSVGSVTTLSNLLRMLYSRAGDYPDGQSILYADSFSTNTPEGACPECHGLGKIYEVTEKSMVPDDTLTIRERAIDAWPKAWQGKNLRDILVTLGYDVDTPWKDLPQKDRDWILFTDEQPQVPVYRNFNREEVKQAIKDGLQPSYKGTFIGAKKHILQTFANSQSALMKKRVANYMVSSICPACHGKRLKRESLSVTFEGYDIADISRLPLKKIQAIFQPYSDGSAPALKKLGKDHKEKVLVAQRIAEDLIARVAVLLELGLGYLSLERNTPTLSPGEHQRLRLATQVRSNLFGVVYVLDEPSAGLHPADTEALLKTLDRLKASGNSLFVVEHELDLIRHADWIVDVGPEAGEGGGKILYSGPPKGLKEINRSKTGRHLFDELPFKKPVAREPSGWLSLSGVTRNNLENLEVSFPLGVLTSVTGISGSGKSSLVSQVLVELMTTYFGNSIPAEEELEDELQQDVVTTLGGTITEGAENLKRMVVVNQKPIGRTPRSNLATYTGFFDAVRKLFATTPLAKSRKYSAGRFSFNVGKGRCANCEGEGFVMVELLFLPSVYAPCPVCNGTRYNDETLEVTYNTKNIAQVLNMTVNEALSFFKEDDRVNRTLSVLQEVGLGYLRLGQPATELSGGEAQRIKLAKELQRTNRGNTLYILDEPTTGLHPSDVEKLQVQLTKLVDAGNTVIVVEHDMQIIAASDWVIDIGPGAGDEGGTVVAAGTPEKVAQNKESKTAVYLSRKFTGTA